In a single window of the Nicotiana tomentosiformis chromosome 8, ASM39032v3, whole genome shotgun sequence genome:
- the LOC138897849 gene encoding uncharacterized protein: MKTVNALPTTVHGFAPNVHIALGGWQGLTDFTVAPMDVFDIILGLDFWYEVNALIAPRINQLHISNPGGSCIVPPVRVPQTRMHLSAMQLVKGFNKGEPTFLATLTGIVEHSLEAVELPPRIEKVLDDNKDVMPEELPKQLPPRKEVDHQIELVPGAKPPAMSPYRMAPPELEELRKQLKELLEAGHIRPSKALCQRQSKRLG, from the coding sequence ATGAAGACTGTCAATGCCCTTCCCACTACCGTTCATGGCTTTGCTCCTAACGTACACATTGCTTTAGGAGGCTGGCAGGGATTGACGGACTTCACCGTTGCTCCTATGGACGTCTTTGACATCATTCTGGGATTGGACTTTTGGTACGAGGTCAACGCACTTATTGCACCACGTATCAACCAGCTTCACATAAGCAATCCCGGAGGCTCATGTATTGTGCCCCCTGTTCGGGTACCACAAACTAGAATGCATCTGTCAGCGATGCAACTTGTGAAAGGTTTCAATAAAGGGGAACCAACATTTCTTGCAACCTTGACGGGAATCGTTGAGCATTCCCTTGAGGCAGTAGAATTGCCTCCCCGCATTGAGAAAGTCCTTGATGATAATAAGGACGTGATGCCGGAAGAACTTCCCAAACAATTGCCACCACGAAAGGAAGTTGATCATCAGATCGAGCTGGTTCCAGGGGCAAAGCCACCTGCCATGTCGCCTTATCGCATGGCGCCCCCGGAATTGGAGGAATTGAGGAAGCAACTCAAGGAGTTGCTAGAGGCTGGCCACATACGACCATCCAAGGCATTATGTCAGCGCCAATCAAAGAGACTGGGCTAA
- the LOC104107724 gene encoding abscisic acid receptor PYL2-like → MANEGHIRPKIQKSKRKKKKSVELKKQSQTPYHQTPYPPQLLLFLPLPANERKLISICYNLSHFKNQARLSQFFICFFLVWCDQKTYHFLLVNQSNFQKMSRSQVPHGLKEEEFIELEPLILNYHTFDHLPNTCTSLITQRIEAPANAVWPFVRRFDNPQKYKHFIKSCKMTGDGGVGSMREVSVVSGIPASTSTERLEILDDEKHILSFRVVGGEHRLNNYRSVTSVNEFKKNGKAYTIVLESYIVDIPEGNTGEDTKMFTDTVVKLNLQKLGVVAMAALHGHE, encoded by the exons ATGGCAAACGAAGGGCATATTcgtccaaaaatccaaaaatcaaaaagaaaaaagaaaaaatctgTAGAGCTAAAAAAACAAAGCCAAACACCCTACCACCAAACCCCATATCCACCTCAATTGCTACTTTTTCTCCCACTTCCCGCAAATGAAAGAAAGCTGATTTCTATTTGTTATAATCTTAGCCACTTCAAAAACCAAGCCAGACTTAGCCAGTTTTTCATATGCTTTTTTCTGGTTTGGTGTGATCAGAAGACTTACCATTTTCTCCTTGTTAATCagtcaaattttcaaaaaatgtCTCGTTCTCAAGTTCCTCATGGGCTTAAGGAAGAAGAATTCATAGAGCTAGAGCCATTGATTCTCAACTACCATACCTTTGACCATTTGCCAAACACTTGCACTTCACTGATAACGCAGCGTATTGAGGCACCGGCAAACGCCGTGTGGCCTTTTGTTCGGCGTTTCGACAACCCCCAGAAGTACAAGCATTTCATCAAAAGCTGCAAAATGACAG GTGATGGTGGTGTTGGAAGCATGAGGGAAGTGTCCGTAGTGTCGGGAATCCCAGCATCGACGAGCACGGAGCGACTGGAGATTCTGGACGATGAGAAGCATATTCTGAGCTTCAGGGTGGTAGGGGGTGAGCATAGGCTGAATAATTATAGGTCTGTTACATCAGTGAATGAGTTCAAGAAAAATGGAAAAGCTTACACTATAGTATTGGAGTCATACATTGTGGATATACCAGAAGGTAATACTGGGGAAGACACAAAAATGTTTACAGATACGGTCGTGAAATTGAACTTGCAGAAACTTGGGGTGGTGGCAATGGCGGCGCTGCATGGGCACGAATAA